Proteins encoded by one window of Chryseobacterium aquaeductus:
- a CDS encoding GEVED domain-containing protein: MNKVLLIITFFLAFIAKVSAQCAAVPVPFSQSFSTGALPSCWVSQNLTTTSTSANVKWRFSGTAGYGATGNGGRPAGTFAWVDASSPYANEHAVELISPQINLTGLTNPYVKFDWFKNHLTSATGTVPAYEHNLLKLEVNSGAGWVQIWSGNTNDPEWRTVGVPLAASYVGTTIQLKFTVDKDVLGNGYFYDDVLLDEVQVIQAPTCFVPVTLPVTNVAPTSGTINWAAPLAPAPAPANGYEYYFSTTNTPPVAATPGTATPGTSANLTPLVPGTTYYWWVRSVCSASDKSQWAEGEAFTPGQIGGGTATHAYLPVYSCLGFNYSQQIYTASEVTSAVGTNNYITAIRFFVSTTAATQGNYNQWDIYLGNTTQTDFPTTTSWVPSGSLTQVFSGTLPAMTAGTWVNIPLTTPFLWDGTSNIVIGVDENSTGTSCTANWGSYSAGTNRGMQYRNTATNPDPATPPTATSRYNVIPTLQMVGTVLAPCVTTPPVGLAVNNIAATSADVSWTPVAGATYVLRYRSLPAGTWTTVNITTPLTNTYTIPGLLELTQYEVEIATICGTGPAGAFSAPVNFTTPGVSWCPHAAQYTSATYGWISNVTVNPVGSAPLNNTSTQSQYTNFSTNPALELTLVRGTQNNSISIGKTWSGTQYANYTNVWIDFDRDGLFDTTELVYTSGSSNASPVTGTFNVPLVTYNGPNATRMRVVVSYAAAAGACSGNTYGEVEDYAVKFVDPVPCTNAAPTNLTATNLTPVSAVLSWMPAQGATYFIQWRQVGTTPWNTITPNPTVSTTTITNLNEQVQYEFRVAYICGGVQGNFAVPVQFTTPGIAWCPHAAQYTSATYGWISNVTVNPVGSTILNNTSVQSQYTDFSANPALELTLVRGTQNNTVTVGKTWSGTQYANYTNVWIDFDRNGIFDTGELIYTSGSNASSPVTGTFSVPLVTYNGPSATRMRVVVSYAAAAGACSGNTYGEVEDYAVKFIDLQPCNTVAPVPVVSNMTSSTAYVSWIPTANATYRIRWRQQGTTSWVQPAAPLGYLELPAGQSFYNITGLLEQTAYEVQIQAKCGTTWGAFGPSVNFTTPSLTYCSMIGIGTNDYISNVTVSPVNFPVMDNASLQTNYTLYNTPATLINLEIGSTGNQLSVSKAWVGTTYGDAVYVYIDWNRDGIFADTERIMTSASSTATPVTTTFAVPGTGVYTGPYNTTMRVVLKRGSAPVMCVDPANGEVEDYEVKLRPCSNATPTNVTFNPVTHNSATINWTSATSNNAFLVEYREVTNPASAWTVINASVLGGNPPVVINGLTPATAYEVRIAAVCGNGGAGAYTAIQTFTTRCDPTPPNVTITNVTSTSAVITWNPLVPSASYILRWRIEGTTAWNTPVVPQPPSNSYTITGLNSFVTYEVQVANQCVGESTPNPWSNPQVFTTVRVCEIAPPGLTITTLTPTTAEVVWDAFPGATYLLRYRKVGIPSWTNVPVNVNTYTITGLLELTKYEMQVANICSGTTGNFTPLYYFTTPTVVYCPVSSANSATEFISKVTAKPTGKPEMINESDGSNYTDFTGDPMKHIELIQGAAGNQITIDKTMSSGANAGVAVWIDFDRNGYFDINERILADGPNDNPTATATFTVPTNAFVSMTDYKYAVMRVAMQKDGIPVNCLSFDDGEVEDYTVKISKVPVPNSLNQSDILIYPNPVKTTLNVKNISPKADYKIYSAAGRLVSSGLIMNNAIDVSSLINGVYIIDIVDEKGSVQKKFIKE, encoded by the coding sequence ATGAATAAAGTTCTACTTATAATAACCTTCTTTTTAGCGTTCATCGCTAAAGTATCAGCACAATGCGCAGCGGTTCCGGTGCCATTTTCGCAATCTTTCAGCACAGGTGCACTTCCTTCATGCTGGGTCAGCCAAAATCTTACAACTACATCAACCAGTGCCAATGTAAAATGGAGATTCTCTGGTACTGCAGGATATGGAGCTACCGGAAATGGTGGAAGACCAGCCGGAACGTTTGCCTGGGTAGACGCAAGCTCGCCTTATGCAAATGAACATGCTGTAGAATTGATCAGTCCTCAAATCAATCTTACAGGTCTTACAAATCCTTATGTAAAATTTGATTGGTTTAAAAATCACTTAACATCTGCTACCGGAACAGTGCCGGCTTATGAGCACAATTTACTGAAACTAGAAGTAAACAGTGGAGCAGGATGGGTCCAGATCTGGTCTGGTAACACCAATGATCCGGAATGGAGAACTGTTGGTGTTCCGTTGGCTGCAAGCTACGTCGGGACAACTATTCAATTAAAATTTACTGTTGATAAAGACGTTTTAGGAAACGGATATTTCTATGATGATGTTTTATTGGATGAAGTACAGGTGATACAGGCTCCTACTTGTTTTGTACCTGTTACTTTGCCTGTAACCAATGTCGCTCCAACTTCTGGAACGATCAATTGGGCAGCACCTTTGGCTCCGGCACCTGCTCCTGCCAATGGATACGAATATTATTTCAGCACAACCAATACTCCGCCTGTTGCAGCAACTCCTGGTACTGCAACTCCTGGTACTTCTGCTAATTTAACGCCTCTGGTTCCCGGTACCACTTATTATTGGTGGGTAAGGTCAGTTTGTTCGGCTTCTGATAAGTCGCAATGGGCAGAAGGAGAAGCTTTCACTCCAGGACAGATCGGAGGAGGAACGGCAACTCATGCATATCTACCTGTCTACTCATGTTTAGGATTTAATTATTCTCAACAGATATATACAGCTTCGGAAGTTACTTCCGCAGTTGGTACAAACAATTACATTACAGCGATTAGATTTTTTGTTTCTACTACTGCTGCTACCCAAGGAAATTATAACCAATGGGATATTTATTTAGGAAACACTACTCAGACAGATTTTCCAACCACTACCAGCTGGGTTCCTTCAGGATCTTTAACTCAGGTCTTTTCCGGAACTTTGCCGGCAATGACGGCGGGGACATGGGTAAATATTCCGCTTACAACACCTTTCTTATGGGATGGAACAAGTAATATTGTAATCGGTGTTGACGAAAACTCAACCGGAACATCTTGTACGGCGAATTGGGGAAGTTATTCTGCGGGAACCAACAGGGGAATGCAGTATCGTAATACAGCGACAAATCCTGATCCGGCAACTCCTCCTACTGCGACCAGCAGATATAACGTAATTCCTACACTTCAAATGGTAGGAACTGTTTTGGCACCTTGTGTCACAACTCCTCCAGTTGGTCTGGCTGTGAATAATATTGCGGCAACTTCTGCGGACGTTTCGTGGACGCCTGTCGCGGGAGCAACTTATGTTTTAAGATACAGATCACTTCCGGCTGGTACTTGGACGACGGTAAACATCACAACACCACTTACCAATACCTACACTATACCTGGTTTGCTGGAATTGACTCAATACGAAGTAGAAATAGCAACTATTTGTGGTACAGGTCCTGCAGGGGCATTTTCTGCTCCAGTGAATTTCACAACTCCGGGAGTGTCATGGTGTCCTCATGCTGCACAGTACACAAGCGCAACATATGGTTGGATATCTAATGTCACTGTAAATCCTGTAGGGTCGGCACCATTGAATAATACTTCTACTCAATCTCAGTATACAAACTTTTCTACCAATCCTGCTTTGGAGCTTACTTTAGTAAGAGGTACTCAAAATAATTCAATTTCTATTGGGAAAACTTGGTCGGGAACTCAGTATGCCAATTACACAAATGTGTGGATCGATTTTGATAGAGATGGTCTCTTCGATACTACTGAATTGGTTTATACGAGTGGATCTAGTAATGCATCACCAGTTACCGGAACATTCAATGTTCCTCTGGTAACTTATAACGGACCAAATGCTACGAGAATGAGAGTGGTAGTATCTTATGCTGCTGCTGCAGGTGCATGTTCAGGGAATACGTATGGTGAAGTGGAAGATTATGCCGTTAAATTTGTAGATCCTGTGCCATGTACAAATGCTGCACCTACCAATCTAACTGCTACAAACCTTACTCCTGTGAGTGCTGTTTTATCTTGGATGCCTGCACAAGGTGCAACTTACTTTATACAATGGAGACAAGTTGGTACAACACCGTGGAACACCATTACACCAAACCCGACAGTAAGCACAACCACGATCACAAACCTGAACGAACAAGTTCAATACGAGTTTAGAGTTGCATATATTTGTGGTGGCGTACAAGGTAACTTTGCGGTTCCTGTACAGTTTACGACACCGGGAATTGCTTGGTGTCCTCACGCTGCACAGTACACAAGTGCAACATATGGTTGGATTTCTAATGTAACGGTAAACCCTGTAGGGTCTACTATACTCAACAATACTTCTGTTCAATCTCAATATACCGATTTTTCTGCCAATCCTGCTTTAGAGCTTACTCTTGTAAGAGGTACTCAGAATAATACAGTTACTGTAGGAAAAACATGGTCGGGTACCCAATATGCCAACTATACCAACGTGTGGATAGATTTTGACAGAAATGGAATCTTCGATACAGGTGAGTTGATCTACACAAGTGGTTCTAATGCTTCATCACCAGTTACAGGAACGTTTAGTGTTCCTTTGGTAACATACAACGGTCCTAGTGCTACACGAATGAGAGTCGTAGTTTCTTACGCTGCTGCTGCTGGAGCATGTTCAGGAAATACGTATGGCGAAGTTGAAGATTACGCCGTTAAGTTTATAGATTTACAACCATGTAACACTGTAGCTCCGGTTCCGGTTGTTTCAAATATGACCTCTTCCACAGCGTATGTATCATGGATTCCTACTGCTAATGCTACTTATAGAATAAGATGGAGACAGCAGGGTACAACATCTTGGGTGCAGCCAGCTGCACCTCTGGGTTATTTAGAGTTGCCTGCCGGACAAAGTTTTTATAATATTACTGGTCTTTTGGAACAGACTGCCTATGAAGTACAAATTCAGGCAAAATGTGGAACGACTTGGGGCGCATTTGGTCCTTCAGTCAATTTCACTACTCCTTCATTGACTTATTGTAGTATGATAGGAATTGGAACCAATGATTACATTTCTAATGTAACTGTAAGTCCTGTGAACTTCCCTGTGATGGATAATGCATCTCTTCAGACAAATTATACACTTTACAATACTCCTGCAACGCTTATCAATTTGGAAATCGGCTCTACAGGAAACCAATTATCTGTGTCAAAAGCTTGGGTTGGTACCACGTATGGTGATGCTGTATATGTTTATATTGACTGGAATAGAGATGGAATATTTGCAGATACGGAAAGAATCATGACTTCAGCATCTAGTACAGCAACTCCTGTTACAACGACATTTGCTGTTCCGGGAACGGGTGTTTATACAGGTCCGTATAATACAACAATGAGAGTTGTTCTGAAACGTGGAAGCGCACCTGTAATGTGTGTAGATCCTGCCAATGGTGAAGTAGAAGATTACGAAGTCAAATTAAGACCTTGTAGTAATGCTACCCCAACCAATGTAACGTTTAACCCAGTTACTCATAATTCAGCTACAATAAACTGGACTTCCGCAACAAGTAACAACGCATTTCTGGTAGAATACAGAGAAGTAACAAACCCTGCTTCTGCTTGGACTGTTATTAATGCTTCTGTTTTGGGTGGTAATCCTCCTGTCGTAATTAATGGTTTAACGCCGGCTACTGCGTATGAAGTGAGAATTGCTGCGGTATGTGGAAATGGTGGTGCAGGTGCTTATACTGCGATCCAGACATTCACTACAAGATGTGATCCTACACCTCCGAATGTGACTATTACAAATGTTACATCAACATCTGCTGTAATCACTTGGAACCCTCTTGTACCTAGCGCATCATATATTCTTAGATGGAGAATAGAAGGTACTACAGCGTGGAATACGCCTGTTGTTCCTCAGCCACCATCAAATTCTTACACGATTACAGGTTTAAATTCTTTTGTAACGTATGAAGTGCAGGTAGCCAATCAGTGTGTTGGGGAGTCCACTCCAAATCCTTGGTCGAATCCTCAGGTATTTACAACAGTAAGAGTTTGTGAAATAGCTCCGCCGGGATTGACGATTACTACCTTAACGCCAACAACTGCAGAAGTTGTCTGGGATGCATTTCCGGGAGCAACTTATTTATTAAGATATAGAAAAGTAGGTATTCCTAGCTGGACGAATGTTCCGGTGAACGTAAATACGTATACCATTACAGGACTTTTAGAATTAACAAAATATGAAATGCAGGTAGCCAATATTTGTAGTGGTACAACTGGTAATTTTACACCTCTGTATTATTTCACTACTCCAACTGTAGTGTATTGCCCAGTGTCATCTGCCAATTCTGCAACAGAATTTATTTCTAAAGTAACGGCCAAACCTACAGGAAAACCTGAAATGATCAATGAATCTGATGGATCTAATTACACAGATTTCACTGGAGATCCAATGAAGCATATTGAGTTGATACAAGGTGCAGCAGGAAATCAGATCACCATCGATAAAACAATGAGCTCAGGTGCCAATGCCGGAGTAGCTGTCTGGATTGATTTTGACAGAAACGGATACTTTGACATCAACGAAAGAATCTTAGCTGACGGACCAAACGATAACCCAACAGCAACTGCCACATTCACTGTGCCAACGAATGCTTTTGTGAGCATGACAGATTACAAATACGCAGTAATGAGAGTAGCAATGCAGAAAGACGGAATTCCGGTCAACTGTTTGAGTTTCGATGATGGTGAAGTAGAAGATTATACAGTAAAAATATCGAAAGTTCCTGTTCCAAATTCATTGAATCAGAGTGATATTTTAATCTACCCAAATCCTGTAAAAACAACTTTAAATGTAAAAAATATCAGTCCGAAAGCTGATTATAAAATTTACAGTGCTGCCGGAAGACTGGTATCTTCAGGTTTGATTATGAATAATGCAATTGATGTAAGCAGTCTGATAAACGGAGTGTATATTATTGATATTGTAGATGAAAAAGGTAGTGTACAGAAGAAATTTATTAAAGAATAG
- the kdpA gene encoding potassium-transporting ATPase subunit KdpA, translating to MNTEILGVVAMFLITLLLAIPFGKYISKVYTGEKTFLDPVFKPVEKFFYKISGIDPDHEMNWKQHLTALLTINFLWFLISMLVLMNMSWLPLNPDGNPDMSPDLAFNTSISFLVNCNLQHYSGETGLSYLGQMWLMFLQFVSAATGIAAAIVVFKAFREKSTDKLGNFYDYFLKSSTRILLPISLIIGIVMVFQGMPMTFEGKDKMITLEGKNVEVSTGPVAAFVPIKHVGTNGGGFFGVNSAHPLENPNYFTNMVEMFSQLIIPMAIVFAFGYFIRRKKFGYMIFGVMTFGFLLLAVPTVVMEMNGNPAISQMGIDQSLGAMEGKEVRFGSAASGFWSIVTTVISTGSVNSMHDSAMPLSGMTQMLAMMVNAFFGGDGVGILNIFIYIILAVFISGLMVGRTPEFMGKKIEAREMKIAMIIALLHPFLILVGTAIAAYFPEVGTSTLNNPGFHGFSEVLYEYTSSAANNGSGFEGLGDNNPFWNISTGVILLLGRFLPIIGPLAIAGLLAQKKYIPEGEGTLKTDTSTFGLMTFAVIAIIAALSFFPALALGPIAEYFSLK from the coding sequence ATGAACACTGAAATTTTAGGCGTTGTAGCAATGTTTTTAATAACGTTGCTTTTAGCGATACCTTTTGGAAAATATATTTCAAAAGTGTACACAGGAGAAAAAACATTTCTTGATCCTGTTTTCAAACCTGTAGAAAAATTTTTCTACAAAATATCAGGCATTGATCCTGATCATGAGATGAACTGGAAGCAGCATCTTACAGCACTTTTAACGATCAATTTTCTTTGGTTTTTAATAAGTATGCTTGTTCTGATGAATATGAGCTGGTTACCACTCAATCCTGACGGAAATCCTGATATGTCTCCGGATTTGGCATTCAATACATCTATTTCTTTTTTGGTTAACTGCAATTTACAACATTATTCAGGCGAAACAGGATTGAGTTATCTGGGCCAAATGTGGCTCATGTTTTTACAGTTCGTTTCTGCAGCCACAGGAATCGCTGCAGCTATAGTTGTATTTAAGGCTTTCAGAGAAAAATCTACGGATAAACTAGGGAATTTTTATGATTATTTCCTTAAATCAAGTACCAGAATTTTATTACCAATTTCATTGATCATTGGGATTGTAATGGTTTTTCAGGGAATGCCAATGACTTTTGAAGGTAAAGACAAAATGATCACTTTGGAAGGGAAAAATGTTGAAGTTTCTACAGGTCCGGTTGCAGCATTTGTTCCCATCAAGCATGTTGGAACCAATGGTGGAGGCTTTTTTGGAGTAAATTCAGCACATCCGCTGGAAAATCCGAACTATTTTACCAATATGGTAGAAATGTTTTCCCAATTGATCATTCCGATGGCAATTGTGTTTGCATTTGGATATTTTATCCGTAGAAAGAAATTCGGATACATGATTTTTGGTGTCATGACGTTTGGTTTTCTTTTACTGGCAGTTCCTACAGTTGTTATGGAAATGAACGGTAATCCTGCCATCAGTCAGATGGGAATTGATCAGTCACTTGGGGCAATGGAAGGTAAGGAAGTGCGTTTTGGTTCTGCTGCATCGGGATTCTGGAGTATTGTGACTACGGTAATTTCTACAGGATCTGTGAATTCGATGCACGATAGCGCAATGCCGCTTTCAGGAATGACTCAGATGCTTGCAATGATGGTCAACGCATTTTTTGGCGGTGATGGAGTAGGTATTTTAAATATTTTCATCTACATCATTCTGGCAGTGTTTATAAGCGGACTGATGGTTGGTCGTACGCCTGAATTTATGGGTAAAAAAATTGAAGCACGTGAAATGAAAATTGCAATGATCATTGCACTGCTTCATCCTTTTCTTATTTTGGTCGGTACAGCAATAGCCGCTTATTTTCCGGAAGTCGGAACTTCTACACTTAATAATCCGGGTTTCCACGGTTTCAGTGAAGTTCTTTATGAATATACATCTTCAGCAGCTAACAACGGAAGTGGTTTCGAAGGATTGGGTGATAATAATCCGTTTTGGAATATTTCTACAGGTGTTATTTTACTTCTCGGTCGTTTCTTACCGATTATCGGTCCGTTAGCAATTGCAGGACTATTAGCTCAGAAAAAATATATACCAGAAGGAGAAGGAACACTGAAAACTGATACTTCAACATTTGGATTGATGACTTTTGCAGTAATCGCTATTATAGCAGCATTATCATTCTTCCCGGCGTTGGCATTGGGGCCAATTGCAGAATATTTTTCATTGAAATAA
- a CDS encoding potassium-transporting ATPase subunit F has protein sequence MTLLFIIAIAVFIYICYVLVKPEQF, from the coding sequence ATGACGCTTCTATTCATTATTGCCATCGCAGTATTTATCTATATCTGCTATGTGCTTGTAAAACCTGAGCAATTTTAA
- a CDS encoding 1-phosphofructokinase family hexose kinase, translated as MTSSVLTITLNPSVDKSSSVERIVPEQKLRCESPVYEPGGGGINISRALKRLGADAETLFLSGGRTGAMLEDLLLKENLKIEAFPVMEETRENFIVVDSSNQQQYRFGMEGNPVSDQEQTDFLKFLEEIKTVPEIVVISGSLPPNISTNYLKKIISNFKNKGCKIIVDTSGEALQAAAEESVFLLKPNLGELAALTGNKDLDNVSVQDAAYELISSKKAEVVVVSMGSKGAFLCSENEKIWVQAPLIKVRSTVGAGDSMVAGMVSVLMKKGSYKEMLQMGVACGSATTMATGTGLFKKENVDYLYRLISAE; from the coding sequence ATGACAAGTTCAGTTTTAACAATCACACTCAATCCTTCTGTTGATAAAAGCAGTTCTGTAGAAAGAATTGTTCCCGAGCAAAAACTCCGTTGCGAAAGTCCGGTTTATGAACCTGGAGGTGGTGGAATTAATATATCAAGAGCTTTAAAAAGATTGGGAGCCGATGCAGAAACTTTATTTCTTTCAGGCGGAAGAACAGGTGCTATGCTGGAAGATCTTTTACTAAAAGAAAATCTGAAAATAGAGGCATTTCCCGTGATGGAAGAAACGAGGGAAAATTTTATCGTAGTAGATTCTTCCAACCAACAGCAGTACCGTTTCGGAATGGAGGGAAATCCTGTGTCTGATCAAGAACAAACTGATTTTTTAAAATTTTTAGAAGAGATAAAAACTGTACCTGAAATTGTGGTGATCAGTGGAAGTTTGCCACCAAACATTTCTACAAATTACCTGAAAAAAATTATTTCAAATTTTAAAAATAAAGGCTGCAAAATAATCGTAGATACTTCGGGAGAAGCTTTGCAGGCTGCGGCAGAAGAATCTGTCTTTCTGCTGAAACCCAATCTTGGCGAATTGGCTGCATTAACCGGTAACAAAGATCTGGACAACGTATCAGTGCAGGATGCAGCTTATGAACTCATCTCATCAAAAAAAGCTGAAGTGGTGGTAGTTTCTATGGGATCAAAGGGTGCATTTTTGTGTTCCGAAAACGAGAAAATATGGGTTCAGGCACCATTAATCAAAGTCAGAAGTACAGTTGGTGCCGGTGACAGTATGGTGGCAGGAATGGTTTCTGTACTGATGAAAAAAGGCAGTTATAAAGAGATGCTGCAAATGGGTGTTGCGTGCGGATCTGCAACAACGATGGCTACAGGAACAGGCCTTTTCAAAAAAGAAAATGTAGATTATCTATATCGTTTAATCTCTGCCGAATAA
- a CDS encoding sigma-54-dependent transcriptional regulator, producing the protein MNKILIIDDEEKIRTLLSKIISLEGFEVFQASDLKNGRKRLEITDIDVVICDVKLPDGSGVEFSKVIKEKFPSIEIILLTAYGNIPDGVQAIKNGAFDYITKGDDNNKIIPLLYKATEKSALNKRVLQLEKQLGNKYSFDKIFGKSKAIKSAIDSAEKVASTDATVLLTGETGTGKEVFAQSIHNASARRKQNFIAINCSAFSKELLENELFGHKAGAFTGALKDSKGIFEEANHGTVFLDELGEMPLDLQAKLLRVLESGEFIKVGDNKPTKINVRIIAATNRDLQKQIELGDFREDLYYRINIFNIALPSLRERVSDIEELARHFLKTFSVKTGKKITSINPQYLDALKQHPWKGNIRELRNVIERSVILTDGSELDLISLPSDFQSLTPDSSKGKTLSAFELASAEKVHIQKVINYTNGNKTETAKLLNIALTTLYRKLEEFQIK; encoded by the coding sequence GTGAATAAAATATTAATCATCGATGATGAAGAGAAAATCAGAACCTTGCTTTCCAAAATTATCAGTCTGGAAGGTTTTGAAGTATTTCAGGCTTCCGATCTGAAAAATGGAAGAAAAAGACTTGAAATTACTGACATCGATGTAGTGATATGTGATGTGAAACTTCCTGATGGAAGCGGAGTCGAATTTTCTAAAGTGATCAAAGAAAAATTCCCATCCATAGAAATAATATTGCTTACTGCGTACGGAAATATTCCTGATGGTGTGCAAGCCATTAAAAACGGTGCTTTTGACTACATTACCAAGGGTGACGACAACAACAAAATCATTCCGCTTTTATACAAAGCTACCGAGAAATCTGCACTCAACAAACGTGTTCTTCAATTGGAAAAACAGTTGGGAAACAAATATTCTTTCGATAAAATTTTCGGAAAATCAAAAGCTATAAAATCGGCAATCGACTCGGCAGAAAAAGTGGCTTCTACAGATGCTACAGTTTTATTAACCGGAGAAACAGGAACCGGTAAGGAAGTATTTGCGCAATCTATTCACAACGCAAGTGCCAGAAGAAAGCAGAATTTTATTGCGATTAACTGTTCTGCATTCAGCAAAGAATTGCTAGAAAATGAATTGTTCGGACACAAAGCAGGAGCTTTTACCGGAGCACTTAAAGACTCAAAAGGTATTTTTGAAGAAGCCAACCACGGAACTGTTTTTCTGGATGAACTTGGAGAAATGCCTCTCGATTTACAGGCAAAATTGCTTCGTGTTTTAGAATCCGGTGAGTTTATAAAAGTTGGAGACAACAAGCCAACCAAAATTAATGTCCGTATCATTGCCGCGACCAACAGAGATTTGCAGAAACAGATAGAACTCGGAGATTTCCGCGAAGATCTTTATTATAGAATTAATATTTTCAATATTGCACTTCCGTCTTTAAGAGAAAGAGTTTCTGATATTGAAGAATTGGCAAGGCATTTTCTGAAAACATTTTCAGTGAAAACAGGTAAAAAAATTACATCAATAAATCCTCAATACCTAGATGCGCTTAAGCAACATCCCTGGAAAGGGAATATTCGGGAATTGCGAAATGTGATCGAAAGAAGCGTGATTCTTACAGATGGTTCGGAGTTAGATTTAATTTCTCTTCCATCAGATTTTCAAAGTTTAACTCCTGATAGTTCAAAAGGTAAAACGCTTTCTGCTTTCGAGCTTGCCAGTGCAGAAAAAGTACATATTCAGAAAGTCATCAATTATACCAACGGAAACAAAACAGAAACCGCAAAACTGCTGAATATTGCATTGACAACTTTGTACAGAAAACTGGAAGAATTTCAGATCAAATAA